In Harmonia axyridis chromosome X, icHarAxyr1.1, whole genome shotgun sequence, a single window of DNA contains:
- the LOC123685626 gene encoding nestin isoform X2 — MEVCRRSSWLLTLLGVILLAGTLQGVQGEVEIEGPSESECRPYIEKALRELEHVGGGDADVGQSNEEASSLDNLSIDEKQSDEQRSQETSEESTDTEATTEDQEDQAEITEAKTDDSTESEAENDVEEVVDTASVETSTEEAQKDTTETQSRESEETEDKSSTELPPDGEEVEIPPTNESKETEEDSASVEQAQLEAPPSEISEETSVENQEAPIVEQSTPVESSKEASVEETEEVKEQLKEDVSKEVSAEEAQTVDEAQKSNEIDERTESNETEEDRDTPSDEIRTDSDTINEVSTESNEETEKSIETPEDGKEVKNEDEDKDSSSSEKDEDKPLTPTEVEDGKSNESLEQQDEDQKSEDAVESIREKRDVDESDEQPSKEQAEEANETTEDTQNNSTEPNEDSEAKSEEQDAQKVEQESAESVENKEGNASNSTETEEVTKSDEDNEKSETNDSERDEKVESAESNIKSESTEKDAEGSVEAKEDGSSKEGDSTEDAPEEELINGMEIPEDLRSRGHVEQLLKLDKEATKSEEIIDRVSEITLRELKRLYENAIKPLETLYKYRDLSNRHYGDAEIFSKPLILFMGPWSGGKSSIINYLLNVEYNDTALRTGAEPSPAYFNLLMYGEDEEVLDGTQLAADYTFSGLQKFGQGLEERLRGLKLKSKLLEKVNIVEIPGILEVRKQISRVFPFNDACQWFIDRADIIFLVYDPFKLDIGPETEAILDQLKGREYQTRIILNKADQVKPEELMRVQGALIWNISPLMSSPQPPVMYTTSLWSRPYENWAPVRLLQAQERAFLRDLRSAVDRRIENKIASARRFAVRVRNHAKMVDCYLTTYYNHKSIFGNKKHVSDAIIEHPQDYHIYEGLSTLTNISRYDLPDPEVYRDFFKLNPLYEFQQLSATCTYFRGCPINKLDVAIAYDLPELVGKHKRLIEAALTENSKQEQAQGS, encoded by the exons ATGGAGGTCTGTAGGAGGTCCTCATGGCTCTTAACACTCCTTGGGGTCATTCTTCTCGCCGGGACCTTGCAGG gtGTGCAAGGTGAGGTCGAGATTGAAGGACCCTCCGAATCTGAATGCCGGCCATACATTGAAAAAGCACTCCGTGAACTTGAACATGTTGGAGGTGGAGACGCTGACGTAGGCCAAAGCAATGAAGAAGCTTCTAGTTTAGATAATCTGAGCATTGACGAAAAGCAAAGCGACGAACAACGAAGTCAGGAAACTTCTGAG GAATCTACAGATACAGAAGCTACAACAGAAGACCAAGAAGACCAAGCAGAA ATCACAGAAGCTAAGACTGATGATAGTACTGAATCAGAAGCTGAGAATGATGTTGAAGAAGTGGTAGATACTGCAAGTGTGGAAACATCAACCGAAGAAGCACAAAAAGACACAACTGAAACTCAAAGTAGAGAATCAGAGGAAACTGAGGATAAATCGTCAACAGAGCTCCCACCAGATGGAGAAGAGGTAGAGATCCCACCAACGAATGAATCTAAAGAAACTGAAGAAGATTCCGCATCTGTTGAACAGGCGCAATTAGAAGCACCTCCAAgcgaaatttcagaagaaacttCTGTAGAAAATCAGGAGGCACCTATAGTTGAGCAGTCGACCCCAGTCGAATCTTCTAAAGAAGCATCCGTCGAAGAAACAGAAGAAGTCAAAGAACAGTTGAAAGAAGACGTAAGTAAGGAAGTTTCAGCAGAAGAAGCTCAAACAGTCGATGAAGCACAGAAATCCAATGAGATTGACGAAAGAACTGAATCGAATGAGACGGAAGAAGATAGGGATACCCCATCAGATGAAATTCGCACTGATTCTGATACGATCAACGAGGTCTCCACTGAATccaatgaagaaactgaaaaatcGATAGAAACTCCTGAGGATGGAAAAGAAGTAAAGAATGAGGATGAAGACAAAGATAGCTCATCCAGTGAAAAAGATGAGGACAAACCACTCACTCCTACTGAAGTTGAAGATGGAAAGAGCAACGAATCTTTAGAACAACAAGATGAAGATCAAAAGAGTGAAGATGCTGTAGAATCAATCAGAGAAAAAAGAGATGTTGATGAATCCGATGAACAACCTTCAAAGGAACAAGCAGAAGAAGCTAATGAAACTACAGAAGATACTCAAAATAATTCCACTGAACCTAATGAAGATTCTGAAGCAAAATCAGAAGAACAAGACGCCCAAAAAGTGGAACAAGAAAGTGCAGAATCTGTAGAAAATAAAGAAGGAAATGCTAGTAACTCAACTGAAACTGAAGAGGTTACAAAATCTGATGAAGATAATGAAAAATCAGAAACAAACGACAGTGAAAGAGACGAAAAAGTAGAATCAGCGGAATCAAATATCAAATCAGAATCAACTGAAAAAGATGCAGAAGGAAGTGTTGAAGCCAAAGAAGATGGATCCAgcaaggaaggcgatagtactGAAGATGCACCTGAAGAAGAACTAATAAATGGAATGGAAATCCCTGAAGATCTCCGATCGAGAGGCCATGTAGAGCAACTTTTGAAATTGGATAAAGAAGCAACAAAATCCGAGGAAATCATAGATCGAGTGTCTGAAATCACACTCAGAGAATTGAAGAGATTGTATGAAAATGCTATCAAACCACTAGAGACCCTTTACAAATACAGAGACCTCAGCAACAGACATTATGGTGACGCAGAAATATTCTCCAAGCCCCTGATCCTTTTTATGGGTCCGTGGAGTGGGGGAAAATCTTCAATCATCAATTATCTGCTGAACGTGGAATACAACGACACCGCACTAAGAACAG gagCTGAACCATCACCAGCATATTTCAACCTTTTGATGTATGGAGAAGATGAGGAAGTACTGGATGGTACACAACTTGCAGCTGATTATACTTTCTCAGGATTGCAGAAGTTTGGACAAGGTCTGGAAGAACGTCTGCGTGGACTCAAACTCAAAAGCAAACTGCTTGAAAAGGTCAATATCGTAGAAATTCCAGGAATTCTGGAAGTACGGAAGCAGATCTCCAGAGTTTTCCCATTCAATGACGCCTGTCAATGGTTTATTGATAGAGCTGATATAATTTTTCTGGTTTACGATCCATTCAAATTGGATATTGGACCTGAAACTGAAGCTATTCTGGATCAGTTGAAAGGAAGAGAATACCAG ACCCGTATAATTTTGAACAAAGCCGACCAAGTGAAGCCAGAAGAACTGATGCGAGTTCAGGGAGCACTAATATGGAATATTTCACCTCTTATGTCATCCCCACAACCACCAGTTATGTATACGACATCACTTTGGTCAAGACCTTATGAGAACTGGGCACCTGTTAGGTTATTGCAAGCTCAAGAAAGGGCTTTCCTTCGAGATTTGAGGTCTGCTGTAGACAGAAGAATCGAAAATAAGATAGCAAGTGCACGAAGATTTGCC gtacGTGTAAGAAACCACGCAAAAATGGTGGACTGTTACCTCACCACATACTACAATCATAAATCGATATTTGGAAATAAGAAACACGTTTCAGATGCTATCATTGAGCATCCTCAAGATTATCACATCTACGAAGGTCTTTCAACATTGACGAATATATCACGATATGATCTACCTGACCCTGAAGTTTATAGAGACTTCTTCAAACTGAACCCACTGTACGAGTTCCAACAGCTTTCAGCAACTTGTACTTATTTCAGGGGGTGTCCTATCAATAAGTTAGATGTAGCTATTGCCTATGATCTTCCAGAGCTGGTAGGCAAGCATAAGCGTCTGATTGAAGCTGCTCTTACAGAGAATAGTAAACAAGAACAAGCTCAaggaagttga
- the LOC123685626 gene encoding uncharacterized protein LOC123685626 isoform X1, whose amino-acid sequence MEVCRRSSWLLTLLGVILLAGTLQGVQGEVEIEGPSESECRPYIEKALRELEHVGGGDADVGQSNEEASSLDNLSIDEKQSDEQRSQETSEVDIDTQESTDTEATTEDQEDQAEITEAKTDDSTESEAENDVEEVVDTASVETSTEEAQKDTTETQSRESEETEDKSSTELPPDGEEVEIPPTNESKETEEDSASVEQAQLEAPPSEISEETSVENQEAPIVEQSTPVESSKEASVEETEEVKEQLKEDVSKEVSAEEAQTVDEAQKSNEIDERTESNETEEDRDTPSDEIRTDSDTINEVSTESNEETEKSIETPEDGKEVKNEDEDKDSSSSEKDEDKPLTPTEVEDGKSNESLEQQDEDQKSEDAVESIREKRDVDESDEQPSKEQAEEANETTEDTQNNSTEPNEDSEAKSEEQDAQKVEQESAESVENKEGNASNSTETEEVTKSDEDNEKSETNDSERDEKVESAESNIKSESTEKDAEGSVEAKEDGSSKEGDSTEDAPEEELINGMEIPEDLRSRGHVEQLLKLDKEATKSEEIIDRVSEITLRELKRLYENAIKPLETLYKYRDLSNRHYGDAEIFSKPLILFMGPWSGGKSSIINYLLNVEYNDTALRTGAEPSPAYFNLLMYGEDEEVLDGTQLAADYTFSGLQKFGQGLEERLRGLKLKSKLLEKVNIVEIPGILEVRKQISRVFPFNDACQWFIDRADIIFLVYDPFKLDIGPETEAILDQLKGREYQTRIILNKADQVKPEELMRVQGALIWNISPLMSSPQPPVMYTTSLWSRPYENWAPVRLLQAQERAFLRDLRSAVDRRIENKIASARRFAVRVRNHAKMVDCYLTTYYNHKSIFGNKKHVSDAIIEHPQDYHIYEGLSTLTNISRYDLPDPEVYRDFFKLNPLYEFQQLSATCTYFRGCPINKLDVAIAYDLPELVGKHKRLIEAALTENSKQEQAQGS is encoded by the exons ATGGAGGTCTGTAGGAGGTCCTCATGGCTCTTAACACTCCTTGGGGTCATTCTTCTCGCCGGGACCTTGCAGG gtGTGCAAGGTGAGGTCGAGATTGAAGGACCCTCCGAATCTGAATGCCGGCCATACATTGAAAAAGCACTCCGTGAACTTGAACATGTTGGAGGTGGAGACGCTGACGTAGGCCAAAGCAATGAAGAAGCTTCTAGTTTAGATAATCTGAGCATTGACGAAAAGCAAAGCGACGAACAACGAAGTCAGGAAACTTCTGAGGTAGATATCGACACTCAA GAATCTACAGATACAGAAGCTACAACAGAAGACCAAGAAGACCAAGCAGAA ATCACAGAAGCTAAGACTGATGATAGTACTGAATCAGAAGCTGAGAATGATGTTGAAGAAGTGGTAGATACTGCAAGTGTGGAAACATCAACCGAAGAAGCACAAAAAGACACAACTGAAACTCAAAGTAGAGAATCAGAGGAAACTGAGGATAAATCGTCAACAGAGCTCCCACCAGATGGAGAAGAGGTAGAGATCCCACCAACGAATGAATCTAAAGAAACTGAAGAAGATTCCGCATCTGTTGAACAGGCGCAATTAGAAGCACCTCCAAgcgaaatttcagaagaaacttCTGTAGAAAATCAGGAGGCACCTATAGTTGAGCAGTCGACCCCAGTCGAATCTTCTAAAGAAGCATCCGTCGAAGAAACAGAAGAAGTCAAAGAACAGTTGAAAGAAGACGTAAGTAAGGAAGTTTCAGCAGAAGAAGCTCAAACAGTCGATGAAGCACAGAAATCCAATGAGATTGACGAAAGAACTGAATCGAATGAGACGGAAGAAGATAGGGATACCCCATCAGATGAAATTCGCACTGATTCTGATACGATCAACGAGGTCTCCACTGAATccaatgaagaaactgaaaaatcGATAGAAACTCCTGAGGATGGAAAAGAAGTAAAGAATGAGGATGAAGACAAAGATAGCTCATCCAGTGAAAAAGATGAGGACAAACCACTCACTCCTACTGAAGTTGAAGATGGAAAGAGCAACGAATCTTTAGAACAACAAGATGAAGATCAAAAGAGTGAAGATGCTGTAGAATCAATCAGAGAAAAAAGAGATGTTGATGAATCCGATGAACAACCTTCAAAGGAACAAGCAGAAGAAGCTAATGAAACTACAGAAGATACTCAAAATAATTCCACTGAACCTAATGAAGATTCTGAAGCAAAATCAGAAGAACAAGACGCCCAAAAAGTGGAACAAGAAAGTGCAGAATCTGTAGAAAATAAAGAAGGAAATGCTAGTAACTCAACTGAAACTGAAGAGGTTACAAAATCTGATGAAGATAATGAAAAATCAGAAACAAACGACAGTGAAAGAGACGAAAAAGTAGAATCAGCGGAATCAAATATCAAATCAGAATCAACTGAAAAAGATGCAGAAGGAAGTGTTGAAGCCAAAGAAGATGGATCCAgcaaggaaggcgatagtactGAAGATGCACCTGAAGAAGAACTAATAAATGGAATGGAAATCCCTGAAGATCTCCGATCGAGAGGCCATGTAGAGCAACTTTTGAAATTGGATAAAGAAGCAACAAAATCCGAGGAAATCATAGATCGAGTGTCTGAAATCACACTCAGAGAATTGAAGAGATTGTATGAAAATGCTATCAAACCACTAGAGACCCTTTACAAATACAGAGACCTCAGCAACAGACATTATGGTGACGCAGAAATATTCTCCAAGCCCCTGATCCTTTTTATGGGTCCGTGGAGTGGGGGAAAATCTTCAATCATCAATTATCTGCTGAACGTGGAATACAACGACACCGCACTAAGAACAG gagCTGAACCATCACCAGCATATTTCAACCTTTTGATGTATGGAGAAGATGAGGAAGTACTGGATGGTACACAACTTGCAGCTGATTATACTTTCTCAGGATTGCAGAAGTTTGGACAAGGTCTGGAAGAACGTCTGCGTGGACTCAAACTCAAAAGCAAACTGCTTGAAAAGGTCAATATCGTAGAAATTCCAGGAATTCTGGAAGTACGGAAGCAGATCTCCAGAGTTTTCCCATTCAATGACGCCTGTCAATGGTTTATTGATAGAGCTGATATAATTTTTCTGGTTTACGATCCATTCAAATTGGATATTGGACCTGAAACTGAAGCTATTCTGGATCAGTTGAAAGGAAGAGAATACCAG ACCCGTATAATTTTGAACAAAGCCGACCAAGTGAAGCCAGAAGAACTGATGCGAGTTCAGGGAGCACTAATATGGAATATTTCACCTCTTATGTCATCCCCACAACCACCAGTTATGTATACGACATCACTTTGGTCAAGACCTTATGAGAACTGGGCACCTGTTAGGTTATTGCAAGCTCAAGAAAGGGCTTTCCTTCGAGATTTGAGGTCTGCTGTAGACAGAAGAATCGAAAATAAGATAGCAAGTGCACGAAGATTTGCC gtacGTGTAAGAAACCACGCAAAAATGGTGGACTGTTACCTCACCACATACTACAATCATAAATCGATATTTGGAAATAAGAAACACGTTTCAGATGCTATCATTGAGCATCCTCAAGATTATCACATCTACGAAGGTCTTTCAACATTGACGAATATATCACGATATGATCTACCTGACCCTGAAGTTTATAGAGACTTCTTCAAACTGAACCCACTGTACGAGTTCCAACAGCTTTCAGCAACTTGTACTTATTTCAGGGGGTGTCCTATCAATAAGTTAGATGTAGCTATTGCCTATGATCTTCCAGAGCTGGTAGGCAAGCATAAGCGTCTGATTGAAGCTGCTCTTACAGAGAATAGTAAACAAGAACAAGCTCAaggaagttga